The sequence AACAAGGATTGAGGTCAGGATACCCATGATAGCTCTACAGTTTAAGTTTGATTTGTTGTTCTGTTAAAAACACCTTAAGAACAGCCAGCCTACAGGTTTGTTTTGACGAATTAAGGAATGGCCTTATCCGTCAATGCACCAACAGGTCGATTTGGCTGCATAAACGCTGCACGATCAATTGTACCGTTCGGCGGGTCAGCTCAGCTTCGTCGATGCGAAAGGCCGTCCATTCACCCGTCGTAAACTGGCCGATGACAACGCCCACCAACAGGTTCTTGAATTTCTGATCGGTACGAACGCTGTGATCGATATACGCCTCCTGTTCGGGGCGGGGCAGCCGGGCAAACCGACCTTCCAGACCAAGTTGTTTGCGTTTGGTCAGGTAATCGCGAAACAACCCTAGTACCAGTTCATTCTGTAGTTTCAGAATCGGGCGCAGGGTGCCGTTCTGGAACGCTTCGGCCGGGTTACTGGTCGTCGGTTCGGTGGCCACTTCGGGCCGGAGAGCCAGCAAGCCTTCATCGCGGTTTTGAGACGTGTCATGCATCATTAGGCAAGGAGACGTGGGAAAACAACGCCTACCTACCTAATGATGAAGGAGCACGAACTGTTTTAAAACTGCTTCAGGTAGCTAAGTTTACCGATCAAATGCTGCTCCTGCTGCCGGAATTCCTGTTGCCGTACCGTGCTGGTGTAGGCGCGCTGATTGAATACCAGGTACAGAAACGACAGCGGCTGGTATTCCCACGACAGGCGGATGTTGTAGGCGTCGCGGTTGAGGTCGGTGTTATACTGGTAAAAACCAATCAGTTGCAGGCGTGGGTTGAGCGCAAAGCGCCCTTCGATACTATACAGTTTGACCGACGGACTTTCGCGGTTTTCGCCAACCTCGCTAAACTGATTGCCGATGTAGCGGCCCGTGAGCGAAATGTGGGGGAGGGGAGCGTAGCGCACCGTCAGGTCGGTGGTGGCGAGGTTGCCGTTGTAATAGCCACCCAGCTCGTAATTCAGCGTGTAGGACAACCGGCGCGACGGATCGCTGGCCATCCAGGCGGCATAGCGGGTGTAGCTGTACTCGCCCGGCGCAATCCGCACGCCCAGCGGATCGAAGCCCTCCGCCAGAAACTGATACGTCGGGTTCAGAAACAGGCCGAAAAAGCCGCCACTTTGCAGGTTAAGCCAGAACGGATTGATATTCAGCTGCCGTTCGACCAGCCGCCCGGTGGTGATGGAATGGTAAAACTCGGGCATAAAACCCGGCTCAAACGCCCGGATCACCCTGCGGAAAGGTAGCCATTTGCCCCGGCTCAGCCAGAAGACACCGGGCGTTGTGGCGACCACGTCGTTGCGCGAGACAAACCCAACGCCGGGGTTGAAACTGGCCGTAACGATCGATTCGGTCCACCAGAATTTCCATTGGTTCGTTTGCAACAGGTATTGAACGTACCCGGCAACCCCCTGATCGCCCGCCGCCGACGTACCTGCCGTAGGGACGTTGCCAACCGACGTACCTGAGCGCATCAGCATGGTACTGATCGACTGACTTTCCGACAGCCGGAAGAACCCGTCGATGGCCCCCACCCAATTGGTGCGCCCCGGCTGCCCGACCCGTCCCAGTGAATCGACCAGCTGGCTTTCGTCGCGCAGGGTCAGGAGGGCACCAATGCGGCTCTGTGGGCCAATATTCTGCGAAAATCGACCGACGGCGAAGGTGGTTGTCGGGCTGTTGCCTACGCCCCGTTGCCGCATCAGCAACGCGCCGTAGTTGGTTGTTAGCGATCGGTGGACGAGCCGCGCCCCCGCATCAATCGGGATTGGATTGCCGGCATTGTCGAGGCCGATGCGGCGGCTGAAAAACGGCTGAATCCGCATCGAGCCGCCCGATAGGTCTTCGTATGGCGACAGATTTGGCCCGAAAAGGCTGGCATTTTCGAGGAAAAACTGCCGCCGTTCGGGAAAAAAGACCGAGAATCGCGTCA comes from Fibrella aestuarina BUZ 2 and encodes:
- a CDS encoding carbohydrate binding family 9 domain-containing protein, giving the protein MIKPLLVLFLFTPFAAAAQDQPIFQPDSVKRVVVATPIQTQLRVDGRLDEAAWQQAVPANRFTMIEPVQRDRANHDTDIRLLFNQQYLYIGAFCRDSLGRRSIRATDLRRDFSFRSHDYIGISIDGFNDRRNAMMFMTNPYGTQRDLLSFDDLLYDTDWDGLWRVRTTRTDSGWVAEIAIPWQTLRYRGSQDSTQSWGINFFRNRRMTNEVSGWSRYPRSFSALRMDYAGRVAGLQPPPPRANIRVQPYVLVSSDRYNGTVVGNRRDEAVKLGGELKWAINPNTVLDLTANTDFAQADADRQVNNVTRFSVFFPERRQFFLENASLFGPNLSPYEDLSGGSMRIQPFFSRRIGLDNAGNPIPIDAGARLVHRSLTTNYGALLMRQRGVGNSPTTTFAVGRFSQNIGPQSRIGALLTLRDESQLVDSLGRVGQPGRTNWVGAIDGFFRLSESQSISTMLMRSGTSVGNVPTAGTSAAGDQGVAGYVQYLLQTNQWKFWWTESIVTASFNPGVGFVSRNDVVATTPGVFWLSRGKWLPFRRVIRAFEPGFMPEFYHSITTGRLVERQLNINPFWLNLQSGGFFGLFLNPTYQFLAEGFDPLGVRIAPGEYSYTRYAAWMASDPSRRLSYTLNYELGGYYNGNLATTDLTVRYAPLPHISLTGRYIGNQFSEVGENRESPSVKLYSIEGRFALNPRLQLIGFYQYNTDLNRDAYNIRLSWEYQPLSFLYLVFNQRAYTSTVRQQEFRQQEQHLIGKLSYLKQF